One Corynebacterium tuberculostearicum DNA window includes the following coding sequences:
- a CDS encoding class I SAM-dependent methyltransferase, translating into MTSRWNHNTAYHSELLAAAPGPDSKVLDVGSGDGLLVSKFAEVVHDVRGIDSDPHAVKQARALLATVPNATVILGDVFDAPELLGQQFDLITAVATLHHLPLEPALKRLAELLSPGGELFVIGIASNKTAADWFISGALVIPVRLMSKAHREEYYPGMKTSKPQKSLKEICDIAKIVLPGCRIQRRFYYRYTLRWTKPSGGFTNS; encoded by the coding sequence ATGACAAGTCGCTGGAATCACAACACGGCCTACCATTCTGAACTGCTCGCCGCTGCCCCGGGGCCGGATTCGAAAGTCCTTGACGTTGGTTCGGGAGACGGACTGCTAGTCAGCAAATTCGCGGAGGTAGTCCATGACGTAAGAGGCATAGACTCAGACCCCCATGCAGTCAAACAGGCTAGGGCCCTTCTGGCCACCGTCCCAAACGCAACTGTAATTCTCGGCGATGTTTTCGACGCCCCAGAACTACTAGGACAGCAGTTCGATCTCATCACGGCAGTGGCAACACTCCACCACCTCCCACTCGAACCGGCACTCAAACGGCTCGCAGAACTCCTATCACCCGGAGGAGAACTATTCGTGATAGGGATTGCCTCCAACAAAACTGCGGCCGACTGGTTCATCTCCGGAGCACTCGTCATCCCAGTACGTTTGATGAGTAAAGCCCATCGTGAGGAATATTATCCCGGTATGAAGACTTCAAAACCACAAAAGTCGCTGAAAGAAATTTGCGACATAGCCAAAATTGTTCTCCCCGGATGCCGCATTCAACGACGTTTTTACTACCGATACACACTCAGGTGGACTAAACCATCCGGCGGATTTACTAACTCCTAA
- a CDS encoding CHY zinc finger protein: MKIHGAIDAEGRCKHWHSPLDVVANKCATCGKYFACALCHAELTEHEFGPMLVDAPSVLCGACRTEMNYHAYSAAPACPYCGHKFNPGCSAHAGIYFQLDR; the protein is encoded by the coding sequence ATGAAGATTCACGGCGCGATTGATGCGGAGGGCCGGTGCAAGCATTGGCATTCCCCGCTGGACGTGGTGGCCAATAAGTGCGCCACCTGCGGGAAGTATTTTGCCTGCGCGCTGTGCCATGCCGAGCTCACTGAGCATGAGTTTGGGCCCATGCTTGTCGACGCCCCCTCGGTCCTCTGCGGCGCTTGCCGCACCGAAATGAACTATCACGCCTATTCCGCCGCGCCTGCCTGTCCCTACTGCGGGCATAAATTTAATCCCGGCTGCAGTGCGCATGCCGGGATCTATTTTCAGCTAGACCGCTAA
- a CDS encoding helix-turn-helix domain-containing protein: MPLTLVSLSTDPTPDLLRTRIGQALRQTRIAQSKTLQDVADEANLSRSHLSDIERGRKEASSEVIRSIHQSLNLSIDDLLDRASHSSNQGLCLAA, encoded by the coding sequence ATGCCGCTGACACTCGTTTCCTTATCAACCGACCCAACACCCGACTTGCTTCGAACACGCATCGGACAAGCACTTCGCCAAACGCGGATAGCACAATCCAAGACTCTCCAAGACGTAGCCGATGAGGCAAACCTGTCACGATCCCACCTATCAGATATTGAACGTGGCAGGAAAGAAGCATCCTCAGAAGTCATTCGCAGCATCCACCAATCCTTAAACCTCAGCATCGACGATTTACTCGACCGCGCCTCACACTCGTCGAATCAGGGCCTGTGCCTAGCAGCCTAA
- a CDS encoding LURP-one-related/scramblase family protein, giving the protein MTQNLFTLDELVISQTKSFLNDQFMITDLDGTPVGTILQSTSLKDMVFKSSRSLEVALTDAEGNPLQTVMTISDPPNFLRDTYEVHLPGIEKPMAVITKRFSMLKTKLDLTMEGFADVEIHGDFWDWNLSITSEDRLLADVSNEWTGMGNFFMGKNTYRLRITPGLNEQHHAAIIGAVMSMDMLRTKQKNSD; this is encoded by the coding sequence ATGACGCAAAATTTATTCACACTTGACGAGCTCGTAATTTCTCAGACCAAGTCCTTCCTCAACGATCAGTTCATGATCACCGATCTAGACGGCACTCCTGTGGGCACTATCCTGCAATCCACCAGTCTCAAAGACATGGTGTTTAAATCCTCTCGAAGCTTGGAGGTCGCACTCACGGATGCTGAAGGCAACCCGCTACAGACGGTCATGACGATTTCGGATCCGCCGAATTTTCTGCGGGATACCTATGAGGTGCACTTGCCGGGAATCGAAAAGCCCATGGCCGTTATCACCAAGCGTTTCTCCATGCTCAAGACAAAGTTGGACTTGACCATGGAGGGCTTTGCCGACGTCGAAATTCACGGCGACTTCTGGGATTGGAACCTTTCCATCACTTCAGAAGATCGCCTGCTTGCTGACGTCTCTAACGAATGGACTGGCATGGGTAATTTCTTCATGGGCAAAAACACGTACCGCCTGCGCATCACGCCGGGCCTCAATGAGCAACATCACGCCGCCATCATCGGCGCCGTGATGAGCATGGATATGCTGCGCACCAAGCAAAAGAATAGCGACTAG
- a CDS encoding ArsR/SmtB family transcription factor, with translation MSPRKYEHPATEDLEFVRVLAAVSDPIRLEMVKRLADGKEHDSLTLADDLPRSTLTYHTRRLREAGVTWTRSQGRSCVISLRRDDLDECFPGLLDMVISNA, from the coding sequence ATGAGCCCACGAAAATATGAGCATCCGGCTACCGAGGATTTAGAATTCGTCCGTGTATTGGCTGCAGTAAGTGATCCCATCCGGTTGGAAATGGTCAAGCGCTTAGCAGACGGCAAGGAGCACGATAGCTTGACGCTTGCTGACGATCTGCCTCGGTCGACCCTGACTTACCACACTCGGCGGCTGCGTGAAGCCGGTGTGACGTGGACAAGAAGCCAGGGGCGCAGTTGTGTCATCTCTTTGCGCCGAGACGATCTAGACGAGTGCTTTCCAGGTTTGCTTGACATGGTGATTTCTAATGCTTAA
- a CDS encoding HNH endonuclease, with product MEEPYFSTTNTTDPTTRLAFEMRKAEYEFWVSQVPDLDSDFELVTQSLYRTTGVNEGRIGHILMALHRLEELPELQALQHRLYHLDLDRIIAINKSLNRLGNPTPEVVARIDEQLTDYLTPTRPNQTMRTQAQIKRKLNELINLADDTLAVTQGPTQPRYTMENWGDNTSAVTLSADPAVIASVDKCVRQTALELDCSLADAAVALLTGRTQAPEIILNAYKATDVPNSPAFIESVGWLDPARSNALPYTKIREMDPNHEVKGYVTPAAMAAYLEGFDGTCRYPGCNRPATACQKDHRINHADGGPTTPANLACLCQHHHNVKTDGRAFYIMDPHTRDIIWLFEDGTWTTTEPSGPLAHKNKNWVQTFAQTMTAHRARAYEEAQALMRQQKTTPREEE from the coding sequence ATGGAAGAACCCTACTTTTCCACGACCAACACCACCGACCCCACCACACGCTTAGCCTTTGAGATGCGAAAGGCGGAGTACGAGTTCTGGGTGAGCCAAGTCCCGGATCTCGATTCTGATTTCGAATTAGTTACCCAATCCCTCTACCGCACTACCGGCGTTAACGAAGGCCGGATCGGCCATATCCTCATGGCGCTGCACCGCTTGGAGGAGCTGCCTGAGCTGCAGGCCTTACAGCACCGCCTCTATCATTTAGACCTCGACCGGATTATTGCCATCAATAAGTCCCTCAACCGCTTGGGTAACCCCACACCGGAGGTAGTGGCGCGCATCGATGAGCAGCTCACCGACTACCTCACCCCTACCCGGCCGAACCAGACCATGCGTACGCAGGCACAGATCAAGCGCAAGCTCAACGAGCTCATCAACCTCGCCGATGACACACTAGCCGTCACCCAGGGCCCTACACAGCCGCGCTACACCATGGAAAATTGGGGCGATAACACCTCGGCGGTGACTTTGAGTGCGGACCCGGCGGTTATCGCGAGCGTCGATAAGTGCGTCCGGCAGACCGCGCTGGAGCTAGATTGCTCGCTTGCCGACGCCGCCGTTGCACTCCTCACCGGCCGCACCCAAGCCCCCGAGATCATTCTCAACGCCTACAAGGCCACCGACGTGCCCAATTCCCCGGCATTTATTGAGTCCGTGGGCTGGCTCGACCCGGCGCGCTCCAATGCGCTGCCCTACACTAAAATCCGGGAGATGGACCCTAACCACGAGGTCAAGGGCTATGTCACTCCCGCGGCCATGGCCGCGTACCTGGAAGGATTTGACGGTACCTGCCGCTACCCCGGCTGCAACCGCCCGGCCACGGCCTGCCAGAAAGATCACCGCATCAACCACGCGGATGGCGGGCCGACCACCCCGGCAAACCTTGCCTGCCTGTGCCAGCACCACCACAATGTGAAGACCGATGGCCGGGCCTTTTATATCATGGACCCGCATACGCGCGACATCATCTGGCTATTTGAAGATGGCACCTGGACCACCACCGAACCCTCCGGTCCACTGGCGCACAAGAACAAAAACTGGGTGCAGACCTTCGCCCAAACCATGACCGCCCACCGCGCTCGCGCCTACGAGGAAGCGCAAGCACTCATGCGCCAGCAGAAAACCACCCCTAGGGAGGAGGAATAA
- a CDS encoding M20/M25/M40 family metallo-hydrolase has translation MTLYDDTLSLLQELIRNACVNDLTPDSGHEVRNADSLEKFFAGEDVQIERFESHPGRVSIVVTVPGDPEKEPLTLMGHTDVVPVDEPKWTKPPFEALIEDGKLYGRGSVDMLFITATMAAVTREVARTGNTGGTLAFVGMADEEARGGLGVRFMSENHPDAFSWKNCLSETGGSHLPGAVGFNVGEKGAGQRRLHVHGDAGHGSTPYGKDFAIVKIGEVARRIATAEPPTASNEIWEGFVRTFKFDPQTEQELIDGTGDYSKFGNLDAYAHAFSHTTIAETVLRAGGAINVLPSHAYLEMDVRPFPGQTQEDLDDFLRSALGDMADEVEIEHLITEDATQSSTDTELWRAIEATSKEFFPDKDVVPVHATGGSDLRFARRKGGNAYGFAMHAEGRDMASANSQLHSHDEHLYLEDLELTVRAYRSLVNRFLGLSQA, from the coding sequence ATGACGCTTTATGATGACACCCTCTCCCTCCTCCAAGAGCTTATCCGCAATGCCTGCGTTAATGACCTCACCCCAGATTCCGGCCACGAGGTGCGCAATGCGGATAGCCTGGAAAAATTCTTCGCGGGCGAAGACGTACAGATTGAGCGCTTCGAGTCCCACCCGGGCCGCGTTTCCATCGTGGTAACCGTCCCCGGCGATCCAGAAAAGGAACCGCTCACCCTCATGGGCCACACAGACGTCGTCCCCGTGGATGAGCCCAAGTGGACCAAGCCGCCTTTCGAGGCCCTCATCGAGGACGGCAAGCTCTACGGCCGCGGTTCCGTAGACATGCTCTTTATTACCGCCACCATGGCCGCCGTCACGCGCGAGGTCGCCCGCACCGGTAACACGGGCGGCACCCTCGCCTTCGTCGGCATGGCCGATGAAGAGGCCCGCGGCGGCCTTGGCGTGCGCTTTATGTCCGAGAACCACCCCGATGCCTTTTCGTGGAAGAACTGCCTGTCTGAGACCGGCGGCAGCCACCTGCCCGGCGCGGTGGGCTTCAACGTGGGAGAAAAGGGCGCTGGCCAGCGCCGACTGCACGTACATGGCGATGCTGGCCATGGCTCCACGCCTTATGGCAAGGACTTTGCCATCGTGAAGATCGGTGAGGTCGCTCGCCGCATCGCCACCGCTGAGCCGCCCACGGCCTCCAATGAGATCTGGGAGGGCTTCGTGCGCACCTTCAAGTTTGATCCCCAGACGGAGCAGGAGCTTATCGACGGCACGGGTGACTACTCCAAGTTCGGCAACCTCGACGCCTACGCCCACGCCTTTAGCCACACCACCATCGCCGAGACCGTCCTGCGCGCGGGCGGCGCCATCAATGTGCTGCCTTCGCACGCTTACCTGGAAATGGATGTGCGCCCCTTCCCCGGCCAGACCCAGGAGGATCTGGATGACTTCCTGCGCAGCGCCCTCGGGGACATGGCCGATGAGGTAGAAATCGAGCACCTCATCACCGAAGATGCCACGCAATCTTCCACCGATACCGAGCTCTGGCGCGCCATTGAGGCCACCTCCAAGGAATTCTTCCCCGACAAGGACGTTGTCCCAGTTCACGCCACCGGCGGCTCCGATCTGCGCTTCGCCCGCCGCAAGGGCGGCAATGCCTATGGCTTTGCCATGCACGCCGAGGGCCGCGATATGGCTAGTGCCAATTCGCAGCTGCACAGCCACGACGAGCACCTCTACCTAGAGGACCTCGAGCTCACCGTGCGTGCCTACCGCAGCCTGGTCAATCGCTTCCTAGGCCTGTCACAGGCGTAA
- a CDS encoding PrsW family intramembrane metalloprotease yields MKNLYWLFIAFGLVVSGFFLPGRRFTEVGLLGALICAGLTLGLGFLWFRPRPMWHGILWGALAQPVVVSLNDQMVGISDKLGLAYLDAAFYSPLPEETIKLLGVVIIIAAFGNVRHPYQAAAIGMAVGLGFDAMENVPFILNAAIDDLDGDLWGVLITGTGRIFTGAFGHALYTGVAAWGVGKLYVGARHGYWQVAGFWLAAIALHTLFNGATMIVGEWPATFLVIVLITWALIIWGLRFIRKQDKKYAAQSSENSLPTKDPEYSS; encoded by the coding sequence ATGAAGAATCTGTACTGGCTATTTATCGCTTTTGGCCTGGTAGTCTCCGGCTTCTTTTTGCCTGGTCGTCGGTTTACCGAGGTTGGCCTCCTCGGCGCGCTCATCTGCGCGGGCCTGACGCTCGGGCTGGGATTCTTGTGGTTTAGGCCGCGACCGATGTGGCACGGCATCCTCTGGGGCGCGCTCGCCCAGCCGGTGGTGGTAAGCCTCAACGATCAAATGGTGGGGATTTCAGACAAGCTGGGGCTTGCCTACTTGGACGCGGCCTTTTACTCGCCGCTTCCGGAGGAAACCATCAAGCTCCTCGGCGTCGTCATTATTATTGCGGCCTTTGGAAACGTGCGACATCCCTACCAGGCCGCCGCGATCGGCATGGCGGTAGGCCTAGGCTTCGATGCCATGGAAAACGTGCCGTTCATCCTGAACGCGGCCATCGATGACCTGGACGGCGATCTCTGGGGCGTGCTCATTACTGGTACCGGGCGAATCTTCACTGGCGCCTTTGGCCATGCGCTGTATACGGGGGTTGCGGCGTGGGGCGTCGGCAAGCTCTATGTGGGCGCGCGCCACGGCTACTGGCAGGTGGCCGGATTCTGGCTGGCCGCTATCGCCCTGCATACCTTGTTCAATGGCGCGACCATGATTGTGGGTGAATGGCCGGCGACCTTCCTCGTTATCGTCCTCATCACGTGGGCGCTTATTATCTGGGGTCTGCGATTCATACGCAAGCAGGACAAGAAATACGCGGCACAAAGCAGCGAAAATTCCCTCCCCACTAAAGATCCGGAATATAGCTCCTGA
- a CDS encoding heme transporter — translation MFEELAEEAEAKDEPTRVWWQWWAPVAMAAVFVGLPPAVYHLVSGVVLLILMAVLTVVIALADGATFRASWTIFSVAGLAYFAAMSLYFNEGTWIYLPVFVFLAWAASRLGAVVGSKAGKS, via the coding sequence GTGTTTGAGGAGCTAGCGGAAGAAGCAGAAGCAAAGGACGAGCCCACCCGCGTGTGGTGGCAGTGGTGGGCACCCGTCGCCATGGCCGCGGTCTTTGTTGGCCTTCCGCCCGCGGTCTATCACCTAGTCTCCGGCGTAGTTCTGCTCATCCTCATGGCCGTGCTGACGGTGGTCATTGCTCTTGCCGACGGCGCCACCTTCCGCGCCTCCTGGACCATCTTTAGCGTGGCAGGGTTGGCCTATTTTGCCGCCATGTCCCTGTACTTCAACGAAGGCACCTGGATATACCTCCCGGTATTTGTTTTCCTGGCATGGGCCGCGAGCAGGCTGGGCGCCGTGGTGGGCTCTAAGGCAGGGAAGAGTTAA
- a CDS encoding lipase family alpha/beta hydrolase, with the protein MAELKSTISEQLRKFWRANEKELTDSPRRGVASPAEATALREEVAAEIADLIKAQKVKTSPGDTALDADAAATLPLGARIKPRGVFEDDWGARPTAERPWPVILIHGTCDTKGVWQLLGNELRQDGWAVFAPDYGHRATQPLAESARQLGAYIDTVRAATGADKVILIGHSQGGLLARHWMRMEGGAENVLHLMCISAPNHGTTYGGIASRLIRTPRQEAVLRSIIDGWFGPAGMDQVVGSEALRETNRDGDLESGVSYTCIATRSDAVVVPPETCFLDPRGVAEGTVRNIYVQDFDRLAMVMHEDMPMDKRVRAIVRTILELVESIPR; encoded by the coding sequence ATGGCTGAGTTGAAATCCACTATTTCCGAACAACTCCGCAAATTCTGGCGTGCCAACGAGAAGGAATTGACCGATTCCCCGCGTCGCGGCGTCGCCTCCCCTGCCGAGGCCACGGCACTGCGCGAGGAGGTCGCGGCCGAAATCGCGGACCTCATCAAAGCCCAGAAGGTCAAGACCAGCCCAGGCGATACCGCCCTCGACGCCGATGCCGCCGCTACCCTTCCCCTTGGAGCCCGCATCAAACCGCGCGGCGTCTTTGAAGATGACTGGGGCGCGCGTCCTACTGCGGAACGACCCTGGCCGGTCATCCTCATCCACGGCACCTGCGATACCAAAGGCGTATGGCAGCTCCTAGGCAATGAACTGCGCCAGGACGGCTGGGCCGTCTTCGCCCCTGATTATGGGCACCGCGCTACCCAGCCGCTCGCGGAATCTGCACGCCAGCTTGGCGCTTATATCGATACCGTCCGCGCAGCTACCGGCGCGGACAAGGTCATCCTCATCGGCCACTCCCAGGGCGGGCTTCTTGCCCGCCATTGGATGCGTATGGAGGGAGGCGCCGAAAACGTCCTGCACCTGATGTGCATTAGCGCGCCGAATCACGGGACCACCTATGGCGGAATCGCCAGCCGCCTCATCCGCACTCCGCGCCAAGAGGCGGTCCTGCGCTCCATCATTGATGGCTGGTTTGGGCCGGCGGGCATGGACCAGGTCGTCGGCAGTGAGGCTCTGCGCGAAACCAACCGGGACGGCGATCTGGAATCCGGCGTGAGCTATACCTGCATTGCCACGCGGTCCGACGCCGTCGTTGTCCCGCCCGAGACCTGCTTTCTCGACCCCCGCGGCGTCGCAGAGGGCACGGTCCGCAATATTTATGTCCAGGACTTTGACCGCCTCGCGATGGTCATGCATGAGGATATGCCGATGGATAAGCGCGTTCGCGCCATCGTGCGCACCATTTTGGAATTGGTGGAGAGCATCCCGCGCTAG
- a CDS encoding MFS transporter, protein MLKQLWPLVLGSVALGLDAYVIAGLLPQIAEDLGASGSVIGLGVTAFTGAYAVCGPLLSGRAGKNPRNGLLGAIAVFSLANVVTAVSPTVGVFIVSRLIAGAAAGIYSPLSAAVAGMSVTAERRGRALSLVLAGLAVGTVAGVPAGLGVAKQLGWRAAIALVSVVGMAALAGLAIRKTSAVPAVPSSSLGQRLRIIGRVDNFLTVLVTFFVGVGSLGLYTYISVVLERVQVDTIPGMWIWGIGGAVGAFGIGRVLDKVDSSRKLTTIIIVLLAADFAMLLLFPSSRMVALVCLFVWGLLGWSSMAPQQHSLLSANPDEGATAVAANASANYLGSAVGSAVGGLFLPSYTGILLGALFVVLVGIVCSIGVGALSFPKPRDNEN, encoded by the coding sequence ATGCTTAAACAGCTATGGCCGTTAGTTTTGGGCAGCGTAGCACTCGGGTTGGATGCGTATGTTATTGCTGGGCTGCTGCCTCAGATTGCCGAAGACTTGGGTGCAAGTGGCAGCGTGATTGGCTTAGGTGTTACCGCTTTTACCGGTGCGTACGCGGTATGCGGCCCACTATTATCAGGTAGGGCGGGCAAGAATCCGCGAAATGGACTGCTGGGCGCTATTGCTGTGTTTTCTCTGGCCAATGTTGTGACCGCTGTATCCCCTACGGTAGGTGTTTTTATAGTTTCGAGGCTGATTGCGGGGGCGGCAGCGGGAATCTATTCGCCATTGTCCGCGGCGGTAGCGGGCATGTCGGTCACAGCGGAGCGTCGCGGACGTGCGCTTTCATTGGTACTAGCCGGTTTGGCGGTAGGAACTGTTGCGGGTGTACCAGCGGGACTGGGAGTGGCCAAGCAGCTAGGCTGGCGGGCTGCCATTGCTTTGGTATCGGTGGTTGGCATGGCGGCGTTGGCAGGTTTAGCGATACGTAAAACGAGTGCTGTACCAGCTGTGCCCTCTTCCTCGCTAGGGCAGCGACTCCGAATCATTGGTCGGGTGGATAATTTCCTAACGGTCTTGGTTACTTTCTTCGTGGGAGTCGGTTCGCTGGGACTGTATACCTATATTTCCGTGGTGCTCGAACGAGTGCAGGTAGACACCATTCCTGGCATGTGGATTTGGGGAATTGGTGGTGCAGTTGGTGCATTTGGAATCGGGCGGGTGCTCGATAAGGTAGATAGTTCTCGCAAGCTAACGACCATAATCATTGTTTTGCTTGCTGCTGATTTTGCAATGTTGTTGCTATTTCCCTCGAGCCGCATGGTGGCACTGGTGTGTCTTTTTGTATGGGGGCTTTTGGGATGGTCTTCCATGGCGCCGCAACAGCATTCGCTGCTCAGTGCAAATCCTGATGAAGGTGCGACTGCCGTTGCTGCTAATGCGTCCGCGAATTATCTGGGTTCGGCTGTTGGCTCCGCAGTAGGTGGCCTATTTTTGCCCTCCTACACGGGAATCTTATTGGGGGCGCTATTCGTAGTCTTAGTAGGAATCGTCTGCAGTATCGGAGTGGGAGCCTTGTCTTTCCCTAAGCCTAGGGACAATGAGAATTAG
- a CDS encoding Sir2 family NAD-dependent protein deacetylase: protein MDPAVSLAHQSALRSIARVVEESAPHTEEGKALGDVVKQLREGPVMVLTGAGVSTDSGVPDYRGPRGSLSRHRPMTYQEFRHDPAASHRYWARSFVGWRVMDSAVPNRTHYALVELERAGLVNGVVTQNVDGLHKQAGTANLVALHGDMETVVCLMCGHREARPHFDARLAAANPGYLERLVVEADQVNPDGDVTLAEADVAAFRMAGCERCGSALLKPDVVYFGEPVPAERRDAAFALLGQARSLVVAGSSLAVMSGYRFVLEAKKQGKRVAVINGGPGRGDQKVDTLWRTQVGPAFDAVLDELGL from the coding sequence ATGGATCCCGCCGTCTCCCTTGCCCACCAGTCTGCGCTGCGTTCGATCGCCCGAGTGGTCGAAGAATCGGCGCCGCATACGGAGGAAGGGAAGGCCTTAGGGGACGTCGTCAAGCAGCTGCGCGAGGGCCCCGTAATGGTGCTGACCGGGGCTGGGGTGTCTACGGACTCGGGCGTGCCGGACTATCGGGGGCCGCGCGGCTCACTCAGTAGGCACCGGCCGATGACCTATCAGGAATTTCGCCACGACCCGGCCGCGAGCCATAGGTATTGGGCCCGCAGCTTTGTGGGATGGCGGGTTATGGATTCCGCGGTGCCGAATCGCACGCACTATGCACTCGTGGAACTGGAGCGCGCCGGGCTGGTCAATGGCGTGGTCACGCAAAACGTGGATGGCCTGCATAAACAGGCGGGAACCGCGAACTTGGTGGCGCTGCATGGCGATATGGAAACCGTGGTGTGCTTGATGTGCGGGCACCGGGAGGCGCGGCCGCACTTCGATGCGCGCCTAGCTGCAGCGAACCCGGGTTACCTGGAACGCCTCGTGGTGGAGGCGGATCAGGTGAACCCGGACGGTGACGTGACGCTCGCTGAAGCAGACGTGGCAGCCTTCCGCATGGCAGGGTGTGAGCGCTGTGGTTCTGCCTTGTTGAAGCCGGACGTCGTCTACTTTGGCGAGCCCGTGCCGGCGGAGCGCCGCGATGCTGCTTTTGCACTGCTGGGCCAGGCGCGTTCGCTCGTGGTGGCCGGCTCTTCGCTGGCGGTTATGAGCGGGTACCGCTTTGTGCTGGAGGCAAAGAAGCAGGGCAAGCGCGTGGCCGTTATCAATGGCGGGCCCGGCCGGGGTGATCAGAAAGTGGATACGCTGTGGCGCACCCAGGTGGGTCCGGCCTTTGACGCGGTACTCGATGAGCTGGGGCTATAA
- the bioB gene encoding biotin synthase BioB encodes MSIVDIAREKALEQGKGLNQEELLQVLQVPDSQLEEIADIAHQTRLKWCGPDVSVEGIISIKTGGCPEDCHFCSQSGLFESPVRAVRLNIPELVEAAQKTAKSGATEFCIVAAVKSPDDRLLDQVGEAIAAINDAVDIEISCSLGTLTREQAQRLKDMGAQRYNHNLETSRSFFPNVVTTHTWEERKQTLDYVREVGMEVCCGGIIGMGESLEQRAEFAAQLAEIDPCEVPMNFLDPRPGTPFADRPLVPLGEGLRAVAAFRLAMPSTTLRFAGGRELSLGDDGTERGLLGGINAIIAGNYLTTLGQQIEKDVDMLHRIDLPIKAL; translated from the coding sequence ATGAGCATCGTTGACATCGCCCGTGAGAAAGCCCTGGAGCAAGGCAAAGGCCTCAACCAGGAAGAGCTACTGCAGGTATTGCAGGTTCCGGATTCCCAGCTGGAGGAGATCGCCGATATTGCGCACCAGACCCGCCTGAAGTGGTGCGGCCCGGACGTATCGGTGGAAGGCATTATCTCCATTAAGACCGGCGGCTGCCCAGAGGATTGCCACTTCTGTTCCCAGTCCGGCCTTTTTGAGTCCCCGGTGCGCGCCGTGCGCCTGAACATCCCGGAGCTGGTGGAGGCGGCACAGAAGACCGCTAAGTCCGGCGCTACCGAGTTCTGCATTGTTGCCGCGGTGAAGTCCCCGGACGATCGCTTGCTGGACCAGGTGGGCGAGGCGATTGCCGCGATTAATGACGCCGTCGATATCGAGATTTCTTGCTCGCTGGGCACCCTGACCCGCGAGCAGGCGCAGCGCCTGAAGGATATGGGCGCGCAGCGCTATAACCACAACCTGGAGACCTCCCGTTCCTTCTTCCCTAATGTGGTCACCACCCACACCTGGGAGGAGCGCAAGCAGACCCTCGACTACGTGCGCGAGGTGGGAATGGAGGTCTGCTGCGGCGGCATCATCGGCATGGGCGAGTCCCTGGAGCAGCGCGCCGAGTTCGCCGCGCAGCTGGCAGAGATTGATCCGTGCGAGGTACCGATGAACTTCCTTGATCCGCGCCCGGGCACCCCCTTCGCCGATCGCCCGCTGGTTCCCTTGGGTGAGGGCCTGCGCGCCGTGGCGGCGTTCCGCTTGGCCATGCCGTCTACCACCTTGCGCTTTGCTGGTGGCCGCGAGCTTTCGCTTGGCGACGACGGCACTGAGCGCGGCCTCCTCGGCGGCATCAACGCCATTATCGCCGGCAACTACCTGACTACCCTGGGCCAGCAGATTGAAAAGGATGTGGACATGTTGCACCGCATCGATCTGCCGATTAAGGCCCTGTAG
- a CDS encoding helix-turn-helix transcriptional regulator → MLRTTRIRKGLTQSKLAESAGVSRQTIYAAEQGADLRLSVAKRVANVLQSTVDELFSHSPR, encoded by the coding sequence ATGCTAAGAACCACGCGAATTCGGAAAGGGCTAACCCAATCGAAACTTGCGGAATCCGCAGGAGTATCACGCCAAACAATCTATGCCGCTGAGCAGGGAGCCGATCTGCGCCTTTCGGTAGCAAAAAGGGTGGCAAATGTTCTTCAATCAACAGTGGACGAGCTTTTTAGCCACAGCCCGCGGTAA